The DNA segment CCCCGTCTACGCCGCCGCCGACGGCGAGGTCGTGCGCGCCGGGCCAGGCACCGGCTACGGCAACATCCTCGTCATCGACCACGGCACCATCGGTGGTCGCGACGTCGCCACGGCCTACGCGCACCTGTCGCGCTTCGCGGCGCGCCCCGGGCAGGACGTCAAGAAGGGCGACCTGGTCGCCTACTCGGGCAGCACGGGTGTGGGCACCGCGTGCCACCTGCACTTCGAGGTGCGCGTGGACGGCTCGCCGACGGACGCCATGGCCGGGTGGCTCTGAGCGCTCCCGAGAACCCGGTGGCGGGCTTCCGTAGACTGGACGGATGGCCGGACGAGGTGGGCGCGGGGAGTGGCACGCGCCGCAGACCAACAAGCCCGCTGCCCCCACCGGCCGTGACACCACCACGCGCACCGTGGTGGCCTCCAACCGCCGCGCCCGGTTCGACTACGCCATCGAGGACGTCTTCGAGGCCGGCCTGGTGCTCACCGGCACCGAGGTGAAGTCGCTGCGGCAGGGGCGCGCGTCGCTGGTCGACGGCTTCGCCGAGGTCGAGCGGGGCGAGGCATGGCTCGAGGCCGTGCACATCCCGGAGTACACCGAGGGCACCTGGACCAACCACGAGCCGCGCCGCCGCCGCAAGCTGCTGCTCCACGCCGCCGAGATCGACAAGCTCGCGCAGGCCGCTGGCCAGTCCGGCTACACGCTCGTGCCGCTGCAGCTGTACTTCCGCGGAGGCCGGGCCAAGGTGGAGATCGGCGTGGCGAAGGGCAAGAAGACCTTCGACAAGCGCCAGGCGCTGCGCAACGCCACCGACGAGCGCGAGGCCCAGCGCGCCATGCGCACCCGCACCCGCGTCGGCGAGTAGCCGCTTCGCCGTCGCCCCGCCCGGCGGTGCTCGGGTCGCGGGGGAGCGCGACGCGGCGCAGGGTGGTGAGCCGTGCGCGCTGTCTTCCACTCGTCCTACGGCGGTCCCGAGGTCCTGGAGGTCGGCGAGCAGCCCGACCCCGTGGTCGGCCCGGACTCCGTGCTCATCCGGGTCAAGGCCGCCGGGGTCAACCCGGTCGACTTCAAGATCGGCGCCGGGTACCTGCAGGGCGCCTTCCCGTCGTTCCTGCCGACCATCGCCGGGTGGGACGCCGCGGGCGTCGTCGAGGCCGTCGGTCCCGCGGTGCACGACCTGGCCCCCGGTGACGAGGTGCTCGGCTACCTCCGCAAGGACTTCGTCCGCGACGGCTGCTACGCCGAGCTGGTCGCCGGCAACCAGCGCCACTGGGCGCTGAAGCCGCCCGCCCTCTCGTGGGAGGTGGCCGGTGCGCTGCCGCTGGCGGGCCTCACGGCGCTGCAGTCGCTGGAG comes from the Quadrisphaera setariae genome and includes:
- the smpB gene encoding SsrA-binding protein SmpB encodes the protein MAGRGGRGEWHAPQTNKPAAPTGRDTTTRTVVASNRRARFDYAIEDVFEAGLVLTGTEVKSLRQGRASLVDGFAEVERGEAWLEAVHIPEYTEGTWTNHEPRRRRKLLLHAAEIDKLAQAAGQSGYTLVPLQLYFRGGRAKVEIGVAKGKKTFDKRQALRNATDEREAQRAMRTRTRVGE